In Lotus japonicus ecotype B-129 chromosome 5, LjGifu_v1.2, one genomic interval encodes:
- the LOC130718498 gene encoding protein SIEVE ELEMENT OCCLUSION B-like gives MANVVVSAVNTIFGGGNKEQPNKAAHNPLTLSDDQILEEIYSTHVHSDAKFDVNSLFSVVDNIVERSTRIADNVVQGSHGSPEQTDIKTPSANFTSPLCTLKQINSELSCKPPGEEIAHETTLAILNKLSTYSWVAKPLLTLGAFALEYGEFWFLSLHQQTEPLAKSLAIIKRVPELTKPSSLKTHRNAILEINNLVTATWQVIKLIFELDNLNLTYDEKDVPSLELALEQIPVDAYWVIITVAAIATQIDLLTTNSDKKQELSQFGQKINIILSKLRKYKQQCEKEIEEAEYNKILVKLFQTPTEVIEVLKVLFFWKDVPKTPIYDGATKTLVSIEALKKKDVFLFFSTLDITIEEISIFNPVYDHITKSKKPHKIVWIPIVEEWNDQLKNKFESLKAKMPWYVLQHFAPIKGIKYIKEKWQFKKQPMVVVLSPQGKVQHTNAFHMIQVWGIKGFPFTQDIEVNIGKQIIWIDSLLVDFGVEINTWVKEEKYVFIYGGKNKDWIQEFNKLASTFAIELNKEAKIPIGLFNLESLQSNIITRFWTQVEGLFVTKINKTKDTVTQQVEKLLSYKGETGWALLIKGPFVVAVGHGTTVLKTVAEFEKWKELVIKKGFEFAFKEYLDKVSSSLHICSHLQIPNINGKIPDTIECPECHRTMEVFISYKCCHNGNTTANARALI, from the exons ATGGCCAATGTAGTGGTATCGGCTGTTAACACTATTTTTGGTGGTGGCAATAAAGAACAACCCAATAAAGCTGCTCACAACCCATTAACCTTATCTGATGATCAGATTTTGGAGGAGATTTACTCAACCCATGTTCACAGTGATGCTAAGTTTGATGTGAACTCTCTTTTCTCCGTTGTTGACAACATTGTTGAGCGTTCAACTCGAATTGCTGATAACGTTGTGCAA GGAAGCCATGGAAGCCCGGAACAGACAGATATCAAGACTCCCTCAGCTAATTTTACCTCACCATTGTGTACTTTGAAGCAAATTAATTCTGAG CTATCCTGCAAGCCTCCAGGTGAGGAAATTGCTCATGAGACAACACTAGCAATCCTCAACAAGCTCTCAACCTATTCTTGGGTTGCTAAACCATTGCTCACACTTGGTGCTTTTGCACTTGAATATGGAGAGTTCTGGTTCCTTTCTCTGCATCAGCAAACTGAACCACTTGCTAAATCACTAGCCATAATCAAGCGAGTACCTGAACTTACCAAGCCTTCATCCCTGAAGACACACCGCAATGCCATTCTGGAGATCAACAATCTGGTCACCGCCACATGGCAGGTGATCAAGCTCATCTTTGAGTTGGACAACCTTAATCTCACTTATGATGAGAAGGATGTGCCATCTTTGGAACTAGCATTGGAGCAAATTCCAGTTGATGCCTATTGGGTTATCATCACGGTCGCAGCAATTGCTACTCAGATTGATCTCCTCACTACTAATTC GGACAAGAAGCAAGAACTGTCTCAATTTGGGCAAAAGATTAACATCATACTTAGCAAATTGAGAAAGTATAAGCAACAATGCGAGAAAGAAATTG AGGAAGCAGAGTATAACAAGATACTCGTGAAACTCTTCCAGACCCCTACTGAAGTTATTGAAGTGTTAAAGGTGCTGTTTTTCTGGAAGGACGTTCCCAAGACCCCCATCTATGACGGTGCTACTAAAACACTG GTTAGCATTGAAGCACTGAAAAAGAAGGATGTGTTCTTGTTCTTTTCAACCCTGGACATTACCATAGAAGAAATCTCTATTTTCAATCCAGTTTATGATCACATAACAAAATCAAAAAAACCACACAAAATTGTATGGATTCCCATTGTGGAGGAGTGGAATGATCAGCTGAAGAATAAATTTGAGTCTCTCAAGGCCAAAATGCCCTGGTATGTGTTGCAGCACTTTGCACCTATCAAGGGCATCAAGTACATAAAGGAGAAATGGCAATTCAAGAAGCAGCCTATGGTTGTGGTGCTGAGCCCTCAAGGGAAGGTGCAGCACACAAACGCTTTCCACATGATTCAGGTTTGGGGGATCAAAGGCTTCCCTTTCACTCAAGACATTGAAGTTAATATAGGCAAACAAATCATCTGGATTGATTCCCTGCTGGTTGACTTTGGTGTAGAGATAAATACTTGG GTGAAGGAGGAAAAATACGTCTTCATCTATGGAGGGAAGAACAAGGACTGGATTCAAGAGTTCAATAAACTTGCTTCAACCTTTGCAATTGAGCTCAACAAGGAAGCCAAGATTCCAATTGGTCTGTTCAACTTGGAGTCTCTACAGTCAAACATCATTACCCGCTTCTGGACACAAGTGGAGGGTCTATTTGTTACCAAGATTAACAAGACAAAAGACACTGTTACCCAACAGGTTGAAAAATTGCTCTCTTACAAGGGCGAAACCGGGTGGGCCCTTCTTATTAAGGGCCCATTTGTGGTGGCTGTTGGCCACGGAACCACGGTTTTGAAGACCGTGGCCGAGTTTGAGAAATGGAAGGAGTTGGTGATCAAGAAGGGATTTGAGTTCGCCTTCAAAGAGTATCTTGACAAGGTTTCTAGCAGCCTTCACATTTGCTCCCACCTTCAGATTCCTAACATTAATGGGAAAATTCCAGACACCATTGAGTGCCCAGAGTGTCACCGCACAATGGAAGTGTTCATCAGCTACAAGTGTTGCCACAATGGAAATACTACTGCAAATGCTAGAGCATTAATCTGA